In a single window of the Niabella ginsenosidivorans genome:
- the nth gene encoding endonuclease III: MTKKERYDFVIHYFEEHMPDAETELVYDNPYQLLVAVILSAQCTDKRVNMTTPFIFEKYPDIRALSKAAFNELFPLIKSISYPNNKTKHLIGMAQKVVTDFNGKIPMTVPELITLPGVGRKTANVITSVIDQQPNMAVDTHVFRVSKRLGLVPQKLTTPLAVEKELVKNLKPELIHKAHHWLILHGRYVCLARNPKCWECGLQQVCIYFQNLLNKK, encoded by the coding sequence ATGACAAAGAAAGAGCGGTATGATTTTGTAATTCATTATTTCGAGGAGCATATGCCCGATGCGGAAACAGAACTGGTCTATGATAATCCTTACCAGCTACTGGTGGCAGTGATCCTTTCTGCCCAGTGTACAGATAAGAGGGTAAACATGACCACTCCATTCATTTTTGAAAAATATCCTGATATACGTGCTTTAAGCAAGGCCGCATTTAATGAGCTGTTCCCTCTTATTAAAAGTATTTCCTATCCTAATAATAAAACAAAACATTTGATCGGGATGGCACAAAAAGTGGTAACTGATTTTAACGGGAAGATTCCAATGACAGTGCCGGAACTGATCACCTTACCCGGCGTGGGCCGGAAAACAGCCAATGTTATTACCTCTGTTATTGACCAGCAGCCGAATATGGCTGTTGACACGCATGTTTTCAGAGTTAGTAAACGCCTGGGCCTTGTACCGCAGAAATTAACAACACCATTAGCGGTAGAAAAAGAGCTGGTAAAAAATTTAAAACCTGAACTCATTCATAAAGCACATCACTGGTTAATCCTGCACGGCCGTTATGTTTGTCTTGCAAGAAATCCCAAATGCTGGGAGTGCGGTCTGCAGCAGGTATGTATTTATTTTCAGAATCTGCTGAATAAAAAATAA
- a CDS encoding M10 family metallopeptidase domain-containing protein — protein sequence MGTIELDKDTLLISSHIITYGNAATAAITEQIRNEIETMWNEPEGAVLVKRKEYRVQFKITAACMPQIAPEEILANDSPLNNYFRIEEYVHGNISFVDGLGCNTGYFKLENLYPGSTTAAHEYGHTLGLEHPSDIDYRGKGVPGIMYPRGTLVDAMYQYDPDKPAGVTGGTMHPMYRKVRKEDIRLLRMDRLDYKNGVAIIGDFSSIWHPVHEERS from the coding sequence ATGGGAACCATAGAACTTGATAAGGATACCCTGCTTATTTCGTCACATATTATCACTTATGGTAATGCTGCAACTGCTGCTATTACTGAACAGATAAGGAATGAAATAGAAACTATGTGGAATGAGCCGGAAGGCGCCGTGCTTGTAAAAAGAAAGGAGTACAGGGTGCAGTTTAAGATAACAGCAGCCTGTATGCCGCAAATAGCCCCGGAAGAAATACTGGCTAACGACAGCCCTCTTAACAATTATTTCAGGATTGAGGAGTATGTGCACGGAAATATTTCTTTTGTAGATGGCCTGGGATGTAATACCGGCTATTTTAAACTGGAAAACTTATACCCCGGCTCTACTACTGCGGCACATGAGTACGGACATACCCTGGGACTGGAGCACCCGTCGGATATAGATTACCGGGGAAAAGGCGTTCCTGGCATCATGTATCCGAGAGGCACTCTGGTGGATGCCATGTATCAATATGATCCGGATAAGCCGGCCGGAGTAACGGGAGGCACCATGCACCCCATGTACCGGAAAGTAAGAAAAGAAGATATCCGGCTCCTAAGAATGGACCGGCTTGATTATAAAAACGGGGTTGCCATTATTGGTGATTTCAGCAGCATATGGCATCCTGTTCATGAGGAGCGCTCCTGA
- a CDS encoding copper resistance protein NlpE has protein sequence MVIKKIFPLLIFMLIGCGGRDSSATKDGSGNSVYAYSPDATIDSTVKPGISMEKLEGTYTGMLPCASCEGIETSITLYRDHSFLMKEFYKGTQPLDSFINKGKYEVKDNRLYLKLDGAGVERPIIYTISPNSLTQLDMNGNPINSDVADHYILMKN, from the coding sequence ATGGTTATAAAAAAAATTTTTCCGCTTTTGATATTCATGCTGATCGGGTGCGGTGGTCGTGATTCCTCAGCAACAAAGGATGGTTCCGGCAATTCGGTCTATGCTTATTCACCGGACGCTACTATTGATTCTACTGTAAAACCCGGGATCAGCATGGAAAAGCTGGAAGGCACCTATACGGGAATGCTGCCTTGTGCGAGTTGTGAAGGGATCGAAACTTCGATTACCCTGTACAGGGATCATTCATTTCTGATGAAAGAGTTTTATAAAGGTACACAGCCCCTCGACTCTTTTATCAATAAAGGTAAATACGAAGTAAAAGACAACCGGTTGTACCTGAAACTGGATGGTGCGGGCGTGGAGCGCCCCATCATCTATACCATCAGCCCTAATTCATTAACACAGCTGGATATGAATGGCAACCCCATTAACAGCGATGTGGCGGATCATTATATATTGATGAAGAACTGA
- a CDS encoding sensor histidine kinase, with protein sequence MKKLFVLITVLITLSLLGIILLQVSWLKNNVILREDQVRQKIDNAIKSVALELIQYKAQYATPYSGFYDNNLLLFNRGLHEMSRLNTLFAKMNQDSLYKKIRRSFNNSGLEELNFEFALILNTSMPKDPVETQSPGYKQASQDTIHNYSPGLALIAVPSGSTFENLSQDESLSVIALNYKKIVMKSLTGSILLAILFTLVIIAAFFVTVYTMLRQKKLGEIKNDFINNMTHEFKTPIATISLAVDALKNEKVLSDKTKMSYFSGIIKEENQRMNKQVEAILKASQFEKQEVELDKGPLHVHEIIKLIVDKFLLQLQEKNGKAELSLNASNDLIRADEVHFTNLVNNLVDNAVKYSKDHVPILLKITSQNINGRLILRFEDNGIGMSKETQKRVFEKFYRAHTGNLHNVKGFGLGLNYVKSVTQSHGGSIKVESTLGKGSTFVLEFPLDTGDKG encoded by the coding sequence GTGAAAAAGCTATTTGTACTGATAACTGTTTTAATTACCCTGTCTCTTTTAGGCATTATTTTGTTACAGGTTTCCTGGCTAAAGAATAATGTCATTCTGAGGGAAGACCAGGTGCGTCAGAAGATTGATAACGCCATCAAATCCGTAGCACTTGAATTGATCCAGTATAAAGCTCAGTATGCCACACCGTATTCCGGCTTCTACGACAATAATCTCCTGCTTTTTAACAGGGGATTACATGAAATGAGCAGATTAAATACCCTGTTTGCAAAAATGAACCAGGATTCGCTTTATAAAAAGATCCGGCGTTCGTTTAATAATTCGGGGCTGGAAGAGCTGAACTTTGAATTTGCATTGATCCTGAACACTTCCATGCCAAAAGACCCGGTGGAAACGCAATCGCCGGGATACAAACAGGCAAGCCAGGATACCATACACAATTATTCACCCGGGTTGGCATTGATCGCCGTTCCCAGCGGCTCTACATTTGAAAACCTGTCTCAGGATGAGTCTTTGAGCGTTATAGCGCTTAATTATAAGAAGATCGTTATGAAATCACTGACAGGGAGCATCCTGCTGGCCATTCTGTTTACCTTAGTGATCATAGCGGCCTTTTTCGTTACCGTTTATACCATGCTGCGTCAGAAGAAGCTGGGTGAAATAAAGAATGATTTTATCAATAATATGACGCACGAATTTAAAACACCTATTGCCACCATATCCCTTGCAGTAGATGCCCTGAAGAATGAAAAAGTGCTGTCTGATAAAACAAAAATGTCCTATTTCAGCGGGATTATAAAGGAAGAGAACCAGCGGATGAACAAACAGGTAGAGGCCATTTTAAAAGCGTCTCAGTTTGAAAAGCAGGAAGTGGAGCTGGATAAGGGCCCGCTGCATGTTCATGAAATAATAAAGCTGATCGTTGATAAATTTTTGTTGCAGTTGCAGGAAAAGAACGGGAAGGCAGAACTAAGCCTGAACGCATCCAATGACCTGATAAGAGCAGATGAAGTGCATTTTACCAATCTTGTAAATAACCTGGTAGATAATGCCGTAAAGTACTCTAAGGATCATGTGCCTATACTTTTAAAAATAACTTCGCAAAATATCAATGGCCGGCTCATACTGCGGTTTGAAGATAATGGCATTGGCATGAGCAAAGAAACCCAGAAACGGGTGTTTGAAAAATTCTATCGTGCCCATACCGGGAACCTGCATAATGTAAAAGGTTTCGGGCTGGGATTGAACTATGTAAAATCTGTAACCCAGTCTCATGGAGGATCTATTAAGGTAGAAAGCACCCTGGGCAAAGGAAGTACTTTTGTTCTGGAATTTCCGCTGGATACGGGAGATAAAGGCTGA
- a CDS encoding DUF4197 domain-containing protein, with translation MIKRLFFSIVLAASLFFSGCDTLQSVGGGLSQLQMAAGLREALTQGLFSGFDAFANPNQGNPLVRFAFPGDAAKIEKTLRDLGLSSVVNQMTSKFTNAMGQAVLEAKPVFLNAVKNMSITDAASLLLTNNHHAATDYFKTQMSPDLMTRFRPIVDNTVKTSGADKDYQTIARAYNAVPFLSKKLEPDLNQFIAGRAIDAMFLYVANEEEKIRTNLSFRKTALLKTVFGYADQQLRNKGTAIISDPSGFARYPAMARF, from the coding sequence ATGATAAAACGTTTATTCTTTTCAATAGTCCTTGCTGCCTCCCTGTTTTTTTCCGGTTGCGACACGCTACAATCCGTAGGGGGCGGCTTATCACAGCTGCAAATGGCCGCGGGATTGCGGGAAGCCTTAACACAGGGCCTTTTCAGCGGGTTCGATGCTTTTGCCAACCCCAATCAGGGCAATCCGTTAGTACGCTTTGCTTTTCCCGGTGACGCCGCCAAAATTGAAAAAACGCTGCGGGACCTGGGCCTCTCGTCTGTTGTTAATCAGATGACCTCAAAATTTACCAATGCTATGGGACAGGCTGTGCTGGAGGCTAAGCCGGTTTTTCTGAATGCTGTAAAGAACATGAGCATTACAGACGCCGCTTCCCTGCTGCTGACCAATAATCACCATGCTGCTACCGATTATTTTAAAACGCAGATGAGCCCGGACCTCATGACGCGGTTCCGCCCTATTGTGGATAATACGGTAAAAACCAGCGGTGCCGATAAAGATTATCAAACCATTGCCAGGGCTTACAATGCCGTTCCTTTCCTGAGCAAAAAGCTGGAGCCGGACCTGAACCAGTTTATTGCAGGGCGCGCTATTGATGCAATGTTCCTGTATGTTGCTAATGAAGAGGAAAAAATACGAACCAACCTTTCCTTTAGAAAAACGGCTTTATTGAAAACGGTTTTTGGCTATGCCGACCAGCAACTGCGCAACAAGGGTACAGCCATCATCAGTGACCCATCAGGCTTCGCCCGCTATCCCGCAATGGCCCGCTTTTAA
- a CDS encoding RDD family protein yields MSDPNYGYSGSQAGFPGQSDSDLFNEPLLPAQYGSFWERLGAYIIDAIVVGIPTNIIASVLGLGATMRSIDPATGAVSEGFWAMYSSFLLVSIAISWLYFALMESSEKQATLGKMALRLKVTDMNGQRISFLNATGRYFAKVLSGLILLIGYLMVLWDDKRQALHDKLAGTLVVKK; encoded by the coding sequence ATGAGTGATCCAAACTACGGTTATTCCGGTAGCCAGGCAGGTTTTCCGGGGCAGAGCGATTCTGATCTGTTCAACGAACCGTTATTACCTGCTCAGTACGGTAGTTTCTGGGAACGGTTAGGCGCTTATATTATTGATGCTATTGTTGTAGGAATCCCTACAAACATTATTGCCTCCGTTTTAGGATTGGGGGCTACTATGCGCTCAATAGATCCGGCAACAGGTGCTGTAAGCGAAGGTTTCTGGGCTATGTATTCATCATTCCTTTTAGTATCCATAGCCATTTCCTGGCTCTATTTTGCATTGATGGAATCCAGCGAAAAACAGGCTACCCTGGGAAAAATGGCGCTGCGGTTAAAAGTAACCGATATGAACGGCCAGCGGATTTCTTTTCTGAACGCTACCGGCCGCTATTTTGCCAAGGTGCTGTCCGGGCTCATTCTGCTGATAGGATACCTGATGGTATTGTGGGATGATAAAAGACAGGCGCTGCATGATAAATTAGCAGGCACACTGGTTGTAAAAAAATAA
- a CDS encoding outer membrane protein, with translation MKIKYILLSVGFAGACFFASAQDHKKKDYVSRKSDIGITAGALGYAGRYSIETPLGTHTSYAVSAFYDHNIILPSQLYVRGELLFGQMKGDNLDRNTAAAKGSFKTNIFEATAKAQYDFLNDAVTKWSPYVIAGVGGYRLFNYTATNGSKSASDELGFVLPVGGGVKYKVSNRGRLFLEGNVRFLSKNLDNHTGENVNNPNKYYSLALGFSYSLQKTNQLW, from the coding sequence ATGAAAATAAAATACATTCTTCTTTCAGTCGGGTTTGCCGGTGCCTGTTTTTTTGCAAGTGCCCAGGATCATAAAAAAAAGGATTATGTCAGCCGGAAAAGCGACATTGGAATTACCGCGGGCGCTCTGGGATATGCAGGCCGGTATAGCATAGAAACGCCTTTGGGTACACACACTTCTTACGCAGTGTCTGCGTTTTATGATCATAATATTATTTTACCTTCCCAGCTGTATGTAAGAGGAGAACTGCTTTTTGGACAAATGAAGGGTGATAATCTGGATCGCAATACTGCGGCGGCAAAAGGGTCATTTAAGACCAATATCTTTGAAGCAACAGCCAAAGCCCAATATGATTTTTTAAATGACGCTGTAACCAAATGGTCGCCCTATGTTATTGCAGGAGTAGGAGGGTACCGGCTGTTTAACTATACAGCCACCAATGGTTCTAAAAGTGCTTCAGACGAACTGGGCTTTGTGCTTCCTGTCGGGGGCGGCGTCAAATACAAGGTCAGCAACCGGGGCCGGTTGTTTCTGGAGGGCAATGTACGGTTCCTGTCCAAAAACCTTGACAATCATACAGGGGAAAATGTAAATAATCCCAATAAATATTACTCGCTGGCGCTTGGTTTCTCTTATTCCTTACAGAAGACCAACCAGCTCTGGTAA
- the porN gene encoding type IX secretion system ring subunit PorN/GldN has translation MKLKFLIALLLMTGFLSETGWAQHSAYDTPVSSYNKKPARSDAQKKTSADQPANTAPVVDTTQMNLPVEVVEDSLTGGLFGTASKSLRKDNILEDDMSDSTATPLPYTALYASDALYRVRVWRTIDARTKKNARYFFNKAIDGEDNSRLINIMLKAIREDSVQAFSNIDDRFTTPISYEEVMATFGGGKDTSAKYDMEGNIVGYQVRNREVSGDSIYKFRIKEEWVFNKRDGKTYIRILGIAPLSSYTTSDGYTVANSEHALFWIYYPDLRKTLVRNNIVNPLDMGGRITWEEVFENRLFDSKVTKSSLDAENGFNENPLTDAHAMEIQQQLNNLSRRMWGK, from the coding sequence ATGAAATTGAAATTTTTAATAGCGCTTCTTTTAATGACTGGTTTCTTATCAGAAACAGGATGGGCACAGCACAGTGCCTATGATACGCCCGTATCTTCCTATAATAAAAAACCTGCCCGGTCTGATGCGCAGAAAAAAACTTCAGCCGATCAGCCGGCAAATACTGCGCCTGTTGTGGATACCACACAAATGAATTTACCCGTGGAAGTGGTGGAGGACTCACTGACCGGCGGCTTGTTTGGCACTGCCTCAAAATCGCTGCGCAAGGACAATATCCTTGAAGATGATATGTCTGACAGTACGGCAACGCCGCTGCCTTACACGGCCCTGTATGCCTCTGATGCGCTTTACAGGGTAAGGGTATGGCGTACCATTGATGCAAGAACAAAGAAAAATGCCCGCTACTTTTTTAATAAGGCAATTGACGGGGAAGATAATTCACGGTTGATCAATATTATGCTTAAAGCGATAAGGGAAGACAGTGTGCAGGCGTTCAGCAACATTGACGATCGTTTTACCACACCCATCAGCTATGAGGAAGTGATGGCTACTTTTGGAGGTGGAAAAGATACTTCTGCCAAATATGATATGGAAGGTAATATTGTAGGATACCAGGTACGGAACCGGGAAGTATCCGGCGACTCCATTTACAAATTCAGGATTAAAGAAGAATGGGTGTTTAACAAGAGGGATGGCAAAACCTATATCCGTATTCTGGGAATAGCACCGCTTTCTTCCTATACCACTTCAGACGGATATACGGTGGCAAACAGCGAACATGCCTTGTTCTGGATCTATTATCCGGATTTAAGAAAAACACTGGTACGAAATAACATTGTAAACCCGCTTGATATGGGTGGCCGGATCACCTGGGAGGAAGTATTTGAGAACCGGTTGTTTGATAGTAAGGTTACCAAGTCATCTTTGGATGCGGAGAACGGATTTAATGAAAACCCGCTTACAGACGCTCATGCAATGGAAATTCAGCAGCAACTGAATAATTTAAGCAGACGTATGTGGGGCAAATAA
- the porM gene encoding type IX secretion system motor protein PorM/GldM → MALPREPRQKMINLMYLVLTALLALNVSSEVLNAFKTIDKSLTNANETIDKKTQTIFASLTEKANDPKTQELARIWAPKAERAKQLSDEISGYIESLKTQIKEASGLNSKTGAYKESNLDVPTHLMVDKKNGEELHKRLTDYKSALLALDPEINTEFQNTLPLDLSMPKVKNSNNRTWSAAYFRSTPSVAAITILSKFQNDVKNAESQVVEFCHNKIGAVKVVYDEFQALATANAQYLLPGQEFNITAGVGAFSKNAKPTVTIDGTPVPLNSNGLAEYKTVAGGPGTYSKKVMISFVKPDGTTSTVTRDISYTVASPTGLTVSADAVKVLYVGLDNPISIGGGSGTSADQLRVSISQGSISGSRGKYTARVTTPGTATVVVNDGKQTSHFEFRVKSVPAPTAMVGASKGGRMRVNDFKAQAGVRAELENFVFEGVKFTVSSYTITFAGAGYPEFMHKAVSGNSFSAARSLIERAQPGSTITIDEIRAVGPGGTRTLAPIAFNLY, encoded by the coding sequence ATGGCTTTACCAAGAGAGCCGAGACAGAAAATGATCAACCTGATGTATTTGGTGCTTACAGCATTGCTGGCGCTGAATGTATCATCTGAGGTACTGAATGCTTTTAAAACAATTGATAAAAGCTTAACCAATGCCAATGAAACAATAGATAAAAAAACACAGACCATTTTTGCCTCCCTTACAGAAAAAGCCAATGATCCCAAAACGCAGGAACTGGCCCGTATATGGGCGCCTAAGGCAGAAAGGGCCAAACAACTCTCTGATGAAATATCCGGCTATATTGAAAGCTTAAAAACACAGATCAAAGAGGCTTCAGGGCTCAACAGTAAAACCGGGGCGTATAAAGAGAGCAACCTGGATGTGCCTACCCACCTGATGGTTGATAAAAAGAATGGGGAGGAGCTGCATAAAAGATTAACAGATTACAAATCGGCATTATTAGCGCTGGACCCGGAGATTAATACCGAATTTCAGAACACGCTGCCGCTGGATCTGTCTATGCCAAAGGTTAAGAACAGCAATAACAGAACCTGGTCCGCCGCCTATTTCAGAAGCACGCCGTCTGTAGCGGCCATTACGATCCTTTCTAAATTTCAGAATGACGTAAAGAACGCAGAGTCGCAGGTAGTAGAATTCTGCCATAATAAGATCGGTGCGGTAAAAGTGGTGTATGATGAGTTTCAGGCGCTGGCTACGGCCAATGCACAATACCTGCTGCCGGGGCAGGAATTTAATATTACAGCAGGTGTGGGCGCTTTTAGTAAAAATGCAAAGCCTACCGTAACTATTGATGGTACGCCTGTTCCGTTAAACAGCAATGGGCTTGCTGAATATAAAACGGTTGCCGGCGGCCCGGGCACTTATTCCAAAAAAGTAATGATCTCCTTTGTAAAGCCGGATGGAACCACTTCCACTGTTACAAGAGATATCAGTTATACAGTGGCATCACCTACCGGTTTAACCGTTAGCGCAGATGCAGTAAAAGTGCTGTATGTTGGATTAGACAACCCTATCTCTATAGGAGGGGGCAGCGGTACCAGCGCCGATCAATTGCGGGTATCCATCAGCCAGGGAAGCATTTCCGGATCACGTGGAAAATACACCGCAAGAGTTACCACTCCTGGTACAGCAACCGTTGTGGTGAATGATGGTAAGCAAACGAGCCATTTTGAATTCCGTGTAAAATCAGTGCCGGCTCCAACGGCAATGGTGGGCGCCAGTAAAGGCGGCCGTATGCGCGTAAATGACTTTAAAGCCCAGGCAGGGGTAAGGGCAGAGCTGGAAAATTTTGTGTTTGAAGGCGTAAAATTCACTGTGTCCAGTTATACGATCACTTTCGCGGGCGCAGGCTACCCCGAATTTATGCACAAAGCCGTCTCCGGGAATTCTTTTTCAGCAGCCCGGTCGCTGATTGAAAGAGCGCAGCCCGGCAGCACGATTACTATTGATGAAATCAGAGCAGTGGGCCCCGGTGGTACAAGAACACTGGCGCCTATTGCGTTTAATTTATATTAA
- a CDS encoding GldL-related protein: MSAEKVRPIDRYLEIFYSLGAVPVLLGVLFKLTGTAPFGDPNVWLQVGLYTEVLVFLSFGLMYMFKPPQKVDEMGNPAGAEEAVVGKQTMAKDSALVSVDEMLKAADITPENLDRLSNGFKSLEANINKISSASESVIDTEEYSRQIKQASVSINQMNTYYKKLAETSEALVNSAEDAKNTQKQIADLSTNLAKLNQLYSGMIAAMQMRNG, from the coding sequence ATGTCCGCTGAGAAAGTTCGTCCTATAGACCGCTACCTGGAAATTTTTTATTCCCTGGGCGCCGTTCCGGTATTATTGGGTGTTTTGTTCAAATTAACAGGAACAGCACCTTTTGGAGACCCCAACGTCTGGCTGCAGGTAGGTTTATATACGGAAGTGCTGGTATTCCTGAGCTTTGGTTTAATGTATATGTTCAAGCCCCCGCAGAAGGTGGATGAAATGGGCAACCCGGCAGGAGCCGAAGAGGCCGTTGTGGGGAAGCAGACAATGGCAAAGGACAGTGCCCTGGTATCTGTTGATGAAATGCTGAAAGCCGCAGATATAACACCGGAAAATTTAGACCGGCTGAGCAATGGCTTTAAAAGCCTTGAGGCAAATATTAATAAGATCAGCAGTGCTTCTGAAAGTGTCATTGACACAGAAGAATATTCCCGGCAGATCAAACAGGCCTCTGTTTCCATCAATCAGATGAACACGTATTATAAAAAGCTGGCGGAAACTTCAGAAGCTTTGGTAAACAGTGCAGAAGATGCAAAGAACACCCAAAAGCAGATAGCTGATCTTTCAACGAATCTTGCAAAGCTGAATCAGCTGTATAGCGGCATGATTGCTGCCATGCAAATGAGGAATGGATAG
- the porK gene encoding T9SS ring complex lipoprotein PorK/GldK, translating into MKNILLTFGVSLLCCYSYAQKSINLSKVIGKKSEVGATMPLSVVEIPAGTFIMNNHGDSTSSTSQNQQRPVLISGFYMSTTEITNAQYHEFVNWVRDSIVAKKLGGQYVSIAGNDTTINWKAVAKINYADPALLAQLGDLVLNPSKTISARRMLDPDKLVYAMEGFNYQEAAKKVNKGRDASDFMYRYTVQVYPDTLAWMRDFGYSNNEQMAVNYFSSPKYQNYPVVGVSWKQASAFCDWLTKHKILEKQKRKAGNAGGKARLPTEAEWEYAASLNARNAPKKEADTLAKGAGADDQIAENTKVAIPGEGKIFPVYVRGAKKGAYGLYDLADNVSEWTTTSYYEGGENFQNRFNPDIQWGTPESESKSQRRKVIRGGSWKDTPTFMTTENREFEDMDASHSYLGFRIVINLPE; encoded by the coding sequence ATGAAGAATATTCTTCTGACTTTTGGTGTATCCCTATTATGCTGTTATTCGTACGCTCAGAAAAGCATTAATTTAAGTAAAGTTATTGGTAAAAAATCGGAGGTTGGCGCTACCATGCCTTTGTCTGTAGTGGAGATTCCTGCAGGCACTTTTATAATGAACAATCATGGAGATTCTACTTCTTCCACCAGCCAGAATCAGCAAAGACCGGTATTGATCAGCGGCTTTTATATGTCAACCACAGAGATCACCAATGCCCAGTATCATGAATTTGTGAATTGGGTGCGGGACTCCATCGTAGCTAAAAAGCTGGGCGGCCAGTATGTGAGCATAGCAGGGAATGATACCACTATTAACTGGAAGGCTGTTGCAAAAATTAATTATGCAGACCCTGCCCTGCTGGCTCAATTGGGAGACCTGGTGCTGAACCCTTCTAAAACGATCAGTGCCAGGAGGATGCTGGATCCGGATAAACTGGTGTACGCCATGGAAGGATTTAATTACCAGGAAGCCGCAAAGAAGGTGAATAAAGGACGGGATGCCAGTGATTTTATGTACCGGTATACCGTACAGGTTTATCCTGATACGTTAGCCTGGATGCGCGATTTTGGCTACTCTAATAATGAACAGATGGCCGTTAACTATTTCAGCAGCCCCAAATACCAGAATTACCCGGTTGTAGGGGTCAGCTGGAAACAGGCAAGCGCCTTTTGCGATTGGCTGACAAAACATAAGATCCTTGAAAAACAGAAAAGAAAAGCGGGCAATGCCGGTGGAAAGGCCAGGCTGCCAACAGAGGCGGAATGGGAATATGCTGCCAGCCTGAATGCAAGAAATGCTCCTAAAAAAGAGGCGGATACTCTGGCAAAAGGGGCAGGAGCAGACGATCAGATTGCAGAAAATACAAAAGTGGCCATTCCCGGTGAAGGAAAAATATTTCCTGTGTATGTGAGGGGCGCCAAAAAAGGAGCTTATGGTCTTTATGACCTTGCAGATAATGTTTCTGAATGGACCACAACCTCCTACTATGAAGGGGGAGAGAATTTTCAGAACCGGTTCAATCCTGATATCCAGTGGGGAACTCCTGAATCGGAATCAAAATCCCAGAGAAGGAAAGTTATAAGAGGGGGAAGCTGGAAAGATACGCCTACGTTTATGACCACTGAAAACAGGGAATTTGAAGATATGGATGCTTCCCATTCCTATCTCGGGTTCCGTATAGTGATCAATTTGCCCGAATAG
- a CDS encoding F0F1 ATP synthase subunit epsilon: protein MYAIRNINPRKKIYSGDVYGVQMPGISGSFEVLDKHAPMIAALQQGRLKILKDRLNGDAVFFQIQGGFAEVLNNKTTVLIEGAQPL from the coding sequence TTGTATGCAATTAGAAATATTAACCCCCGAAAAAAAATCTACAGCGGTGATGTTTACGGCGTGCAGATGCCTGGCATTTCCGGTTCTTTTGAGGTGCTGGATAAGCATGCCCCTATGATCGCTGCTTTGCAGCAGGGCCGGTTAAAGATCCTGAAAGACCGCCTGAACGGTGACGCTGTTTTCTTCCAGATCCAGGGTGGTTTTGCTGAAGTGCTGAACAACAAAACAACTGTACTGATCGAAGGCGCTCAACCCCTGTAG